The following proteins come from a genomic window of Flavobacteriaceae bacterium MAR_2010_188:
- a CDS encoding cytochrome c oxidase subunit 2, with amino-acid sequence MTAFLPIIIVIFIAVAIWQMVKIFDLAQVSTADRSQVANDRDNRINGYLMLGFLIFIYLITIISFAKWGDLPLVSNAASEHGPGLDNLMIISMVIIFFVQTVTQFILHYFAYKYKGEKGRKALFYADNNTLEAIWTIIPVIVLAGLIIYGLFTWTSIMNIDQEDDPMVVELYAQQFNWKARYAGEDNVLGMANVRLIDIDNANILGLDNSDPNAMDDVIVTELHLVVDRPVLFKMRSQDVLHSAYMPHFRAQMNCVPGMITQFGFTPTVTTEDMRDNPDIIDKVTHINQLRVENAKKIEERGQELRYDFDYLLLCNKICGKSHYNMQMKIIVETQAEYDEWIKTQKPFSSTLTTNTPEVEVASTISE; translated from the coding sequence ATGACTGCTTTTTTACCTATAATAATTGTAATCTTTATAGCCGTTGCCATTTGGCAGATGGTGAAGATATTTGATTTGGCCCAAGTCAGTACAGCCGATAGAAGCCAAGTCGCAAATGATAGAGATAATAGAATCAACGGTTACTTAATGTTAGGTTTCTTGATTTTCATTTATCTTATCACCATTATATCCTTTGCAAAGTGGGGAGATTTACCACTTGTATCTAATGCAGCTTCAGAACATGGGCCTGGTCTAGATAATCTTATGATTATCTCAATGGTTATCATATTTTTTGTTCAGACCGTTACCCAATTCATCCTTCATTATTTTGCTTATAAGTATAAAGGTGAAAAAGGAAGAAAAGCATTGTTCTACGCCGATAACAACACACTAGAAGCAATATGGACAATCATACCAGTAATTGTATTAGCGGGTTTAATTATCTACGGACTTTTCACTTGGACGAGCATTATGAATATTGATCAAGAAGATGACCCAATGGTGGTTGAACTTTATGCTCAGCAATTCAACTGGAAAGCTAGATACGCTGGAGAAGACAATGTTCTTGGTATGGCCAACGTAAGATTAATTGATATTGACAACGCAAACATTCTTGGTTTAGATAACTCTGACCCAAATGCGATGGACGATGTTATTGTTACTGAATTACATTTAGTAGTAGACAGACCGGTTTTATTTAAAATGCGTTCTCAGGATGTTTTGCATTCTGCATATATGCCGCACTTTAGAGCACAGATGAACTGTGTACCTGGGATGATTACTCAATTTGGATTTACTCCTACAGTAACAACCGAAGATATGAGGGACAATCCAGATATCATCGACAAGGTGACTCACATCAATCAATTAAGGGTAGAGAATGCTAAGAAAATTGAAGAACGTGGTCAAGAGTTAAGATACGATTTCGATTATCTATTACTTTGTAATAAGATTTGTGGAAAATCCCATTATAACATGCAAATGAAAATAATCGTCGAGACTCAAGCAGAATACGACGAATGGATCAAAACCCAAAAACCATTTAGCAGCACACTAACAACTAATACTCCAGAAGTAGAAGTTGCATCAACAATATCAGAATAA
- a CDS encoding quinol:cytochrome c oxidoreductase quinone-binding subunit 2: MYTFSSRFRTVAIVLMIVGAIGVIYGFLTSHKSFEEVETMLEAEASEHGGGHGENTTHMTDVHTDDHINDHSEGVEGENARSEQEQSLESSKVEQSDMYIDETSADYGRSQSEVDIEAGDSEMNSEATNDESQGLLESQAHGDDGHSVSVEDHAMDHEEHVEHVQHQIANRPWSALYVAAFFFMMISLGVLAFYAIQYAAQAGWSPLLLRVMEGITAYLLPGALIVLGIAVLSGTVGHYNIFIWMDPEVVANDEIIQNKSGFLNLPWFIIRGLIFITGWSLYRHFSRKYSIAQDTADDNKYFIKSFRISAAFLVFYIYTESMMSWDWIMSVDPHWFSTLFGWYVFASMFVSGITVIAMVTMYLRSRGFLPLVNDSHLHDLAKFMFAFSIFWTYLWFSQFMLIWYANIPEEVTYFVTRFTDYKIPFLGMIVMNFIFPILVLMNRDYKRIPWFVVMAGLVILIGHYIDIFNMIMPATVGDRWYIGIPEISSILLFGGLFIFIVFTALTKAPLTMKRNPFIKESEHFHF; this comes from the coding sequence ATGTACACATTTTCAAGTAGGTTTAGAACCGTAGCCATAGTACTGATGATCGTCGGTGCAATTGGTGTTATTTATGGTTTTCTGACTTCACATAAATCTTTTGAGGAAGTAGAAACGATGTTAGAAGCAGAGGCTTCTGAGCATGGTGGCGGCCATGGGGAAAATACAACCCACATGACGGACGTGCATACGGATGATCATATAAATGACCATAGTGAAGGTGTTGAAGGAGAAAATGCGAGATCAGAACAAGAACAATCATTAGAAAGTTCTAAGGTTGAACAATCGGATATGTACATCGATGAAACCTCTGCAGACTATGGACGTTCTCAATCAGAAGTAGATATTGAAGCGGGTGATTCTGAAATGAATTCCGAAGCAACGAACGATGAGAGTCAAGGTTTGTTAGAAAGCCAAGCTCACGGGGACGATGGACATTCTGTTTCGGTTGAAGACCATGCAATGGATCACGAAGAGCACGTAGAACACGTACAACATCAAATTGCCAACAGACCTTGGTCTGCATTGTATGTTGCAGCTTTCTTCTTTATGATGATTTCATTAGGAGTGCTGGCCTTCTATGCTATTCAATATGCAGCACAAGCAGGGTGGTCACCATTGCTTCTAAGAGTAATGGAAGGAATTACTGCATACCTTTTACCTGGTGCACTTATCGTATTGGGAATTGCAGTTCTTTCGGGAACTGTAGGTCATTACAATATATTTATATGGATGGACCCTGAAGTTGTTGCTAATGATGAAATAATTCAAAATAAATCAGGATTTTTAAATCTTCCATGGTTTATCATTAGAGGATTGATTTTTATAACTGGATGGTCATTATATCGACATTTCTCACGTAAATACTCAATCGCTCAAGATACTGCGGACGATAATAAATACTTTATAAAATCTTTTAGAATTTCAGCGGCATTCTTAGTATTCTACATTTATACCGAATCAATGATGTCTTGGGATTGGATTATGAGTGTTGATCCACACTGGTTTAGTACTTTATTCGGCTGGTATGTTTTCGCAAGTATGTTTGTTAGTGGTATCACTGTTATCGCAATGGTTACGATGTATTTAAGATCAAGAGGTTTTTTGCCGTTAGTAAATGACAGCCATTTGCATGATCTTGCTAAATTTATGTTTGCCTTCAGTATTTTCTGGACTTACCTTTGGTTCTCACAGTTTATGTTGATTTGGTACGCAAACATTCCAGAAGAGGTAACTTATTTTGTGACCCGTTTCACGGATTATAAGATACCATTCTTGGGAATGATTGTAATGAACTTTATTTTCCCAATATTAGTCCTTATGAACAGGGATTATAAGAGAATCCCTTGGTTTGTGGTGATGGCCGGATTGGTAATCTTAATAGGTCACTACATTGATATTTTTAACATGATAATGCCCGCAACAGTTGGAGATAGATGGTATATTGGTATCCCAGAAATAAGCTCGATTTTATTGTTTGGCGGACTATTTATATTTATAGTCTTTACCGCCTTGACTAAGGCACCATTGACGATGAAGAGAAACCCATTTATTAAGGAAAGTGAACATTTTCACTTTTAA
- a CDS encoding quinol:cytochrome c oxidoreductase monoheme cytochrome subunit, producing the protein MRSLIKFVAIVLMFGFVVSCQKDSRPNYQFMPNMYEPVGYETYGSYDVFPDTQEAMVPAAGTVPRGSTLYDYENTNEGYELATTNLKNPLDSTDLGNIKTIALYDIYCAVCHGKNGDGKGILVSREKILGVPAYNDPGRVLTEGSIYHVIMYGKNAMGSYANQLNEKERWQVVDYVLKLKSELGGGAATTDTTATATNATAMAENPTGAASN; encoded by the coding sequence ATGAGAAGCTTAATAAAATTTGTCGCTATCGTTTTAATGTTTGGTTTCGTGGTTTCCTGTCAGAAGGATTCACGTCCCAATTATCAATTTATGCCTAACATGTACGAACCGGTTGGCTATGAAACTTACGGTAGTTACGATGTATTCCCAGACACCCAAGAAGCGATGGTCCCTGCTGCGGGTACGGTACCAAGAGGTTCTACATTATACGATTATGAAAACACCAATGAAGGCTACGAATTGGCAACAACCAATCTAAAAAATCCATTGGACTCAACCGATCTTGGAAATATAAAAACCATCGCACTTTACGATATCTACTGTGCAGTATGTCATGGCAAAAATGGTGACGGAAAAGGAATTTTGGTCAGTAGAGAGAAGATTCTTGGAGTTCCTGCATACAATGATCCAGGAAGAGTTTTAACCGAAGGTAGCATTTATCACGTAATTATGTACGGTAAAAATGCAATGGGTTCTTACGCCAACCAGTTGAATGAAAAAGAAAGATGGCAAGTTGTAGATTATGTGCTTAAACTGAAGAGTGAATTAGGTGGTGGAGCAGCTACAACTGATACTACTGCAACTGCGACGAACGCAACCGCCATGGCAGAGAATCCCACAGGGGCAGCATCTAATTAA
- a CDS encoding quinol:cytochrome c oxidoreductase membrane protein, which produces METSKVIHALYTDDDVLMSAVKRLKAERYHIEEVYTPFPVHGLDIAMGLAPTRIAIASFIYGCIGLTVATIMMKYIMIDDWPQNIGGKPSFSYIQNMPAFVPIMFELTVFFAAHLMVITFYLRSRMWPFKKAENPDVRTTDDHFLIEVAVRGNEDDMFKLLKETGAVEVSLITNDEH; this is translated from the coding sequence ATGGAAACTTCTAAAGTGATTCACGCTCTATATACAGATGATGATGTCTTAATGTCTGCCGTAAAACGCTTAAAGGCAGAAAGATACCATATTGAAGAGGTATATACGCCATTTCCTGTTCACGGACTAGACATAGCAATGGGCCTAGCACCTACAAGAATAGCAATAGCATCCTTTATCTATGGTTGTATCGGTCTTACCGTTGCGACGATTATGATGAAATATATAATGATCGATGATTGGCCACAAAATATTGGTGGTAAACCAAGTTTCAGTTATATACAAAACATGCCGGCTTTTGTGCCAATTATGTTCGAATTAACAGTATTTTTTGCAGCTCATTTAATGGTAATCACCTTTTATCTAAGAAGTAGAATGTGGCCATTTAAAAAAGCTGAAAACCCAGATGTTAGAACTACGGACGACCATTTCTTGATCGAAGTGGCAGTAAGAGGTAATGAAGATGATATGTTTAAACTGTTGAAAGAAACAGGAGCCGTAGAAGTAAGTCTAATTACTAATGATGAACATTAA
- a CDS encoding quinol:cytochrome c oxidoreductase quinone-binding subunit 1 codes for MASHYEAPIRRPLVTGEKSYHDVSVDVARPVEGKANKSWWIVFSIALIAFLWGIGCIIYTISTGIGTWGLNKTVGWAWDITNFVWWVGIGHAGTLISAVLLLFRQKWRMAVNRSAEAMTIFSVIQAGLFPIIHMGRPWLGYWVLPIPNQFGSLWVNFNSPLLWDVFAISTYLSVSLVFWWTGLLPDFAMIRDRAVKPFQKKIYSLLSFGWTGRAKDWQRFEEVSLVLAGLATPLVLSVHTIVSFDFATSVIPGWHTTIFPPYFVAGAIFSGFAMVNTLLIIMRKVCSLEDYITVQHIELMNIVIMITGSIVGVAYITELFMAWYSGVEYEQYAFLNRATGPYWWAYWAMMSCNVFSPQFMWFKKLRTSIMFSFFISIVVNIGMWFERFVIIVTSLHRDYIPSSWTMFSPTFVDIGIFIGTIGFFFVLFLLYARTFPVIAQAEVKTILKSSGERYKRLRDSGETLVGKGSDPRTSSIHARAMANEPYIDSAGEVDSSDNIEILLENVGVFDPITQTKDNLKLINGIGKKMEEVLNGIGIFSFEQISNMTKREYDLLDSITANFPGRAENDDWAGQAQILINNR; via the coding sequence ATGGCGTCTCATTACGAAGCACCTATTAGAAGACCCTTAGTTACAGGAGAAAAATCATATCACGATGTTTCGGTAGATGTGGCTAGACCTGTTGAAGGCAAAGCAAATAAATCTTGGTGGATTGTATTTTCTATAGCACTAATTGCCTTTCTATGGGGAATCGGTTGTATAATTTATACCATTTCTACTGGTATTGGTACATGGGGTCTAAACAAAACAGTCGGTTGGGCTTGGGATATTACCAACTTCGTTTGGTGGGTAGGTATCGGTCACGCTGGTACTCTAATCTCTGCGGTTTTATTGCTCTTTAGACAAAAATGGAGAATGGCGGTAAACCGTTCCGCAGAAGCAATGACGATTTTCTCTGTAATCCAGGCTGGACTGTTCCCGATTATTCACATGGGACGACCATGGTTAGGATATTGGGTTCTTCCTATCCCGAACCAATTCGGTTCTCTATGGGTAAACTTTAACTCCCCATTACTTTGGGACGTGTTTGCAATTTCCACTTATCTTTCTGTTTCATTGGTTTTCTGGTGGACAGGACTTTTACCAGATTTTGCAATGATCAGAGATAGAGCGGTTAAACCGTTTCAAAAGAAAATATATTCACTTTTAAGTTTCGGTTGGACAGGACGGGCAAAAGATTGGCAGCGTTTTGAAGAAGTATCTCTGGTACTTGCCGGACTTGCAACACCACTGGTACTTTCTGTACATACGATAGTATCATTCGATTTCGCCACCTCGGTAATACCGGGATGGCATACCACGATTTTCCCACCATACTTTGTGGCGGGTGCTATTTTCTCGGGATTTGCAATGGTTAACACTCTTCTTATAATCATGAGAAAAGTATGTAGCCTAGAAGATTATATCACAGTTCAACATATTGAGTTAATGAACATCGTAATCATGATTACGGGTTCTATCGTTGGTGTGGCCTATATTACTGAGTTGTTTATGGCTTGGTATTCTGGTGTTGAGTATGAACAATATGCCTTCCTTAATAGAGCTACTGGACCTTACTGGTGGGCTTATTGGGCGATGATGAGCTGTAACGTATTTTCACCACAATTTATGTGGTTCAAAAAATTACGTACCAGTATTATGTTCTCTTTCTTTATTTCGATTGTGGTGAATATTGGCATGTGGTTTGAACGTTTCGTAATCATTGTTACATCACTGCATAGAGATTACATTCCGTCTTCTTGGACAATGTTCTCACCAACATTTGTAGATATCGGGATTTTTATTGGAACCATTGGATTTTTCTTTGTACTGTTCTTACTATATGCACGTACCTTCCCTGTAATCGCACAAGCAGAGGTTAAAACTATTTTAAAATCTTCTGGAGAACGTTATAAGAGACTAAGAGATTCTGGCGAAACTTTGGTTGGTAAAGGATCAGATCCAAGAACCTCTAGCATCCATGCCCGAGCAATGGCAAATGAGCCTTATATAGATTCTGCTGGGGAAGTAGATTCTTCGGATAACATTGAAATATTGCTAGAAAACGTTGGAGTTTTCGACCCTATCACCCAAACCAAGGATAATCTTAAACTTATCAACGGTATCGGTAAGAAAATGGAAGAAGTCCTTAACGGAATCGGAATATTTTCGTTTGAGCAGATTAGCAATATGACTAAAAGAGAATATGACTTGTTAGACTCAATCACGGCAAACTTCCCTGGAAGAGCAGAAAACGATGATTGGGCAGGACAAGCGCAAATATTAATTAATAATAGGTAG
- a CDS encoding quinol:cytochrome c oxidoreductase iron-sulfur protein precursor, with amino-acid sequence MSSNKKYWKSVEELKKNSSIVETLKQNEFVEKLPKDFLGDKPTLEASQTTRRDFLKYVGFSTAAATFAACEGPVHKSIPYVVQPDVIIPGVANFYATSIADGYDFASILVKTREGRPIKIDNNKLSREVAGANARVNASVLSLYDSLRIQGPMRGEEAITWGTFESETTQKLNDIKASGKSIVLLTQTFASPSTTKLVGEFTQKFGNVKHVVYDTISENAALNAYEAKYGKRGLANYDFSKAAVIVSFGADFLGDWQGGGFDSGYSRGRIPTNGKMSQHFQFESNMSLSGANADKRVALKPSQVKNALATFHSYMGGGSAVAGNLSERAQTMLKQAADAMKAAGGNGVVVTGLPDENAQSLVLEMNASSSAFDPKTTIMTRQGDDQAVMTLVNDMKAGTVGAIIMCGINPVYSLPNAKEFVEGLANTELSISFSMKADETALASQYVAATPHYLESWGDVEFKTGHYGLMQPAIRPLFNTRQFQDVLLKWNGNDTSYHDYIKENWSSSVLGGGSFNQALHDGIFMANGSMKGTMDSSTQGANNTNGSIRTAAVATESEDTETSNFQTNGSQPIQNTTTRRTAIRSTDAVRALGESTSEGLELVLYPKTGMGDGQQANNPWLQEFPDPITRTSWDNYLTVSSKDAEDLGLENENVANGALNGSYANVTVNGITVENVPVIIQPGQARGSVGLSFGYGRKEGLKEEMQRGVNAYPLYQNFSSIQNVTIEAVGGMHEFACVQLQNTLMGRGDIIKETTLEIFSTQPKEVWNSIPVVSLNHVETPVTSPDVDLWEEFDRSIGHHFNMSIDLNACTGCGACVIACHSENNVPVVGKSEIRKSRDMHWLRIDRYYSSEDSFDNDNEKKNDLSGLWGDNGSLGGLEEMEHPSDNPQVAFQPVMCQHCNHAPCETVCPVAATSHGRQGQNHMAYNRCVGTRYCANNCPYKVRRFNWFLYAQNDEFDYHMNDDLGRMVLNPDVVVRSRGVMEKCSMCIQKTQKTILDAKRDGREVRDGEFHTACSAACNNGAIVFGDINNKESDILKLKQDERMYHLLESVGTKPNVIYQTKVRNV; translated from the coding sequence ATGTCATCAAACAAGAAATACTGGAAAAGTGTTGAGGAGCTGAAAAAGAACAGCTCTATTGTTGAGACTCTTAAACAAAACGAGTTTGTTGAAAAACTTCCTAAGGACTTTCTTGGTGATAAGCCAACATTGGAAGCTTCTCAGACAACGCGTAGGGATTTCTTAAAGTACGTAGGTTTTAGTACTGCGGCTGCTACCTTTGCAGCATGCGAAGGACCGGTACATAAATCCATACCTTACGTGGTTCAACCAGATGTAATCATCCCAGGTGTTGCAAATTTCTACGCGACCTCTATTGCAGATGGATATGATTTTGCAAGTATCCTTGTAAAAACGAGAGAAGGTAGACCGATTAAAATTGATAACAATAAATTATCTAGAGAAGTAGCTGGTGCAAATGCCAGAGTTAATGCTTCAGTATTAAGTTTATATGATAGTTTAAGGATTCAAGGACCGATGAGAGGCGAAGAAGCTATCACATGGGGAACATTTGAATCTGAAACAACTCAAAAATTAAATGATATAAAGGCAAGTGGTAAGAGCATTGTGTTATTGACACAAACTTTTGCTAGTCCTTCTACTACTAAATTGGTGGGTGAGTTTACCCAAAAATTTGGTAATGTTAAGCATGTAGTTTACGATACGATTTCAGAAAATGCAGCGCTTAATGCCTATGAGGCAAAATATGGTAAGAGAGGTCTAGCGAATTACGATTTCTCTAAAGCTGCGGTTATCGTTTCATTCGGAGCGGATTTCTTAGGAGATTGGCAAGGTGGAGGATTTGATTCTGGATATTCTAGAGGACGTATCCCTACCAATGGAAAAATGTCTCAACATTTTCAGTTTGAGTCTAACATGTCTTTATCTGGTGCAAATGCCGATAAGCGTGTGGCATTAAAGCCAAGTCAAGTTAAAAACGCCTTGGCGACCTTCCATTCTTATATGGGTGGAGGTTCTGCAGTAGCTGGAAATCTTTCAGAAAGAGCACAAACCATGTTGAAACAAGCAGCAGATGCAATGAAAGCTGCGGGCGGAAATGGTGTGGTAGTAACGGGCTTACCTGACGAGAATGCACAGAGCCTTGTTTTAGAGATGAATGCTTCTAGTAGTGCTTTCGACCCAAAAACTACAATCATGACGAGACAAGGAGATGACCAAGCGGTTATGACTCTTGTTAATGATATGAAGGCTGGTACGGTTGGCGCAATAATAATGTGCGGTATCAACCCAGTTTATTCTCTACCAAATGCAAAAGAATTTGTTGAAGGTTTAGCAAATACAGAATTGTCGATTTCATTTTCTATGAAAGCCGATGAAACTGCGTTAGCTTCTCAATATGTTGCTGCAACTCCTCATTACTTAGAGTCTTGGGGCGATGTAGAATTTAAAACCGGTCATTATGGTTTAATGCAGCCAGCAATTAGACCATTATTCAACACTAGACAATTTCAGGATGTTCTATTAAAGTGGAACGGTAATGATACATCATATCACGATTACATAAAAGAAAACTGGTCTTCTTCCGTATTAGGAGGAGGTTCATTTAACCAAGCCTTGCACGATGGAATCTTCATGGCTAACGGTTCTATGAAAGGTACTATGGATTCTTCAACTCAAGGAGCAAACAACACCAACGGGTCTATAAGGACTGCTGCTGTCGCCACAGAGAGTGAAGATACTGAGACTTCAAACTTTCAGACAAATGGATCACAGCCAATTCAAAATACAACGACCCGAAGAACGGCAATTCGTTCTACTGATGCGGTAAGAGCTTTAGGCGAATCAACTTCAGAAGGATTAGAACTTGTACTTTATCCTAAAACTGGGATGGGTGATGGCCAGCAGGCTAACAACCCTTGGTTACAAGAATTCCCTGATCCAATTACCAGAACTTCATGGGATAATTACTTAACTGTAAGTAGTAAAGACGCAGAAGATTTAGGATTAGAGAATGAGAACGTTGCCAATGGTGCATTGAATGGTAGCTATGCCAATGTTACGGTTAACGGTATTACTGTTGAAAATGTACCTGTTATCATTCAACCAGGACAAGCAAGAGGTTCAGTAGGACTTTCGTTTGGTTACGGTAGAAAAGAAGGATTAAAAGAAGAAATGCAGAGAGGTGTAAATGCGTATCCTTTATATCAAAACTTTAGCAGCATACAAAATGTTACGATAGAAGCAGTTGGCGGCATGCATGAATTTGCTTGCGTTCAACTTCAAAATACATTAATGGGTCGTGGAGATATTATCAAAGAAACGACTTTAGAAATTTTTAGTACCCAACCAAAAGAGGTTTGGAATTCTATCCCAGTAGTTTCCCTTAATCACGTGGAAACTCCTGTAACTTCTCCAGATGTTGACCTTTGGGAAGAATTTGATAGATCTATAGGACATCATTTTAATATGTCTATTGACCTTAACGCTTGTACCGGATGTGGTGCCTGTGTTATCGCTTGTCATTCTGAAAATAATGTACCAGTTGTTGGTAAGTCAGAAATCAGAAAAAGTAGGGATATGCACTGGTTAAGAATCGACAGATATTATTCATCTGAAGACTCTTTTGATAATGATAACGAGAAGAAAAATGATCTTTCAGGTCTATGGGGAGATAATGGTTCTCTAGGTGGTTTAGAAGAAATGGAGCATCCATCGGATAATCCACAAGTAGCTTTTCAACCTGTAATGTGTCAACATTGTAACCATGCACCTTGTGAAACTGTTTGTCCGGTAGCGGCAACATCACACGGAAGACAAGGACAAAACCATATGGCATACAACCGTTGTGTAGGTACAAGATATTGTGCAAATAACTGTCCTTACAAGGTTAGAAGATTTAACTGGTTCTTATATGCACAGAACGATGAGTTCGATTACCATATGAATGATGATTTAGGACGTATGGTTCTTAATCCAGATGTGGTAGTAAGATCTAGAGGTGTTATGGAAAAATGTTCTATGTGTATTCAAAAAACACAGAAAACTATTCTTGATGCCAAGAGAGATGGAAGAGAAGTTAGGGATGGAGAATTCCATACCGCTTGTTCTGCAGCTTGTAATAATGGAGCTATTGTTTTTGGTGACATCAACAACAAGGAGAGCGATATATTGAAATTGAAACAAGATGAACGTATGTATCACCTGTTAGAAAGTGTAGGAACTAAGCCTAACGTTATCTACCAGACTAAAGTGAGAAACGTTTAA
- a CDS encoding quinol:cytochrome c oxidoreductase pentaheme cytochrome subunit, producing the protein MKKVITRKLTSTSLLFGFVFLLSFSNVAFAQEGDPAKGKTLFNTNCAACHRLDNKMTGPALRNVEARLAAEEGLDRTWLTNWIHNSAGMVAAGDAYANEIYAEYGGTAMTAFPTLTDQDISDILAYTAEEAPVADASAANAGAAPTSQEGSGGDSNTMILLALAVLFGLLAVALILVRKTLARFAVEKGVEIPVKESRTPIWKAFVQNQFLVLVTAILLLLVSGYFVYGYLMQIGVDQGYQPIQPIHYSHKIHAGDNQIDCKYCHSSARVSKHSGIPALNVCMNCHKSIYEYNGETTAEYSKEFYTGEIKKLYEAVGWDEANQQYTGKTKPVKWVRIHNLPDFAYFNHSQHVTVGQIQCQTCHGPVETMEVMYQYAPLTMGWCINCHRETEVATQGNEYYTKIHDELSKKYGVDKLTVAQMGGLECGKCHY; encoded by the coding sequence ATGAAAAAGGTGATAACTCGGAAACTAACCTCAACCAGTCTTCTTTTTGGTTTTGTTTTTCTTCTTTCATTTTCTAACGTTGCCTTTGCGCAAGAGGGAGACCCTGCGAAAGGGAAAACTTTATTCAACACAAATTGTGCGGCTTGTCATAGACTAGATAACAAGATGACCGGGCCTGCTTTGAGAAACGTTGAGGCACGTCTAGCAGCGGAGGAAGGTTTAGATCGAACTTGGTTGACCAATTGGATTCATAATAGTGCTGGTATGGTTGCCGCTGGCGACGCTTATGCAAACGAGATTTACGCAGAATACGGAGGCACTGCGATGACGGCTTTCCCAACTCTTACCGATCAAGACATCAGTGATATATTAGCGTATACGGCAGAAGAAGCACCGGTTGCCGATGCCTCTGCAGCTAATGCTGGTGCTGCCCCAACTTCGCAAGAAGGTAGTGGTGGAGATTCTAATACAATGATACTTCTTGCGCTTGCTGTTTTATTTGGTCTTTTAGCGGTTGCGTTAATCCTAGTTAGAAAAACACTGGCGAGATTTGCCGTAGAAAAAGGTGTTGAGATTCCGGTTAAAGAATCTAGAACTCCAATCTGGAAAGCATTTGTTCAAAATCAATTTTTGGTCTTGGTTACAGCGATACTCTTATTGTTGGTAAGTGGTTATTTTGTTTATGGTTACCTTATGCAAATTGGAGTAGATCAAGGGTACCAACCGATACAACCAATACATTATTCTCACAAAATACATGCTGGGGACAATCAGATAGATTGTAAATATTGTCACTCCTCTGCAAGGGTCAGTAAACATTCAGGAATACCTGCTCTGAATGTTTGTATGAACTGTCATAAGTCCATTTACGAATACAATGGAGAGACAACAGCAGAATATTCTAAAGAGTTTTACACTGGAGAGATTAAGAAATTATATGAAGCGGTTGGTTGGGATGAAGCTAACCAACAATATACAGGTAAGACCAAACCAGTGAAATGGGTAAGGATTCATAATTTACCAGACTTCGCATATTTTAACCACTCACAACACGTTACGGTTGGGCAGATTCAATGCCAGACTTGTCACGGACCGGTTGAAACAATGGAAGTGATGTATCAGTACGCTCCTTTAACTATGGGATGGTGTATTAACTGTCACCGTGAGACCGAAGTTGCTACTCAAGGAAATGAGTATTATACCAAGATACACGACGAGTTGTCCAAAAAATACGGTGTAGATAAGTTAACGGTTGCCCAGATGGGTGGACTGGAATGCGGAAAATGTCATTATTAA
- a CDS encoding Sporulation related domain-containing protein — MKNHLQKFGIISMIFMGISVSSYSQKGTVTVDQDKDIAKLLEYKKDLKTIDFFKIQIFSSSNRSEADQVKNSFSSSFGQWPVEVIYDTPNFKAQVGNFRTRLEADRAMQQIKSKYSNAFIFKSKKK, encoded by the coding sequence ATGAAAAATCACCTACAAAAATTTGGAATTATCTCTATGATATTCATGGGAATAAGTGTTTCTTCTTATTCTCAAAAGGGAACAGTAACCGTAGATCAAGATAAAGATATCGCAAAATTGTTAGAATACAAGAAAGATTTAAAGACCATAGATTTTTTTAAAATTCAGATTTTTAGCAGCTCAAATCGTAGCGAAGCGGATCAGGTAAAAAATAGTTTCTCGAGTAGTTTTGGACAATGGCCGGTTGAAGTTATTTACGATACGCCGAATTTTAAGGCACAGGTCGGAAACTTTAGAACGCGACTTGAAGCGGATCGCGCAATGCAGCAAATAAAATCGAAATATTCGAATGCTTTTATTTTTAAGTCGAAGAAAAAATAG